One window of the Triticum dicoccoides isolate Atlit2015 ecotype Zavitan chromosome 3B, WEW_v2.0, whole genome shotgun sequence genome contains the following:
- the LOC119277643 gene encoding nematode resistance protein-like HSPRO1: protein MATTKLSPLSPVRPDDRRRAPAASVVLKVQDSTAAEAYEQYLRLPELSRLWKTACCPGWPDEGLVKPALQALEITFRFVSVALSDPRGYASRRELARRLESLTAREVEVVAALCEGDRGAPLAELSASEGVLPRERSASEVWQLPGSAAAVVCHASEASLLPRLAAWDKSETLAAKIKYAIESQMQGCAFSLGLGEPNLAGKPVLEYDRIVQPHELHALKPRVAPEPKTGYRNRENEALFTIHQILESWLCAASQLLTRLNSRIEAKDWEAAANDCWILERIWKLLADIEDLHLLMDPDDFLRLKSQLAIRSAPDGTDASFCFRSRALLHAANATRYIKKLVPWVIGVEVDPNGGPRVQEAAMRLYHGRRRGEGEDAGKIELLQAFQAVEAAVRRFFFAYRQVVAAVCGTAEASGNRALFAPAEGTDPLSQMFLEPPYFPSLDAAKTFLADYWVQHMAAASVPSGRS from the coding sequence ATGGCGACGACCAAGTTGTCCCCGCTCTCGCCTGTGCGGCCGGACGATAGGCGGCGCGCGCCGGCGGCGTCGGTGGTGCTGAAGGTGCAGGACAGCACGGCGGCCGAGGCGTACGAGCAGTACCTGCGGCTGCCGGAGCTGTCGAGGCTGTGGAAGACCGCGTGCTGCCCGGGCTGGCCCGACGAGGGCCTGGTCAAGCCCGCGCTGCAGGCGCTGGAGATCACCTTCCGCTTCGTGTCCGTCGCGCTCTCCGACCCGCGGGGCTACGCCAGCCGCCGCGAGCTGGCGCGGCGGCTCGAGTCGCTCACCGCgcgggaggtggaggtggtggccgcgCTCTGCGAGGGGGACCGGGGTGCGCCGCTGGCCGAGCTGAGCGCGTCCGAGGGCGTGCTCCCGCGGGAGAGGAGCGCCTCAGAGGTGTGGCAGCTGCCGGGGAGCGCCGCCGCAGTGGTGTGTCATGCCAGTGAGGCCAGCTTGCTCCCGCGCCTCGCCGCGTGGGACAAGTCCGAGACCCTGGCGGCCAAGATCAAGTACGCCATCGAGAGCCAGATGCAGGGCTGCGCCTTCTCCCTCGGCCTCGGCGAGCCCAACCTCGCCGGCAAGCCGGTGCTGGAGTACGACCGCATCGTGCAGCCGCACGAGCTGCACGCCCTCAAGCCCAGGGTCGCGCCGGAGCCCAAGACCGGCTACCGCAACCGCGAGAACGAGGCGCTCTTCACCATCCACCAGATTCTTGAATCCTGGCTGTGCGCGGCGTCTCAGCTTCTCACCCGCCTGAACAGCCGGATCGAAGCGAAGGACTGGGAGGCGGCGGCGAACGACTGCTGGATCCTGGAGCGGATCTGGAAGCTGCTTGCCGACATCGAGGACCTGCACCTGCTGATGGACCCGGACGACTTCCTGCGGCTCAAGAGCCAGCTCGCGATACGGTCGGCGCCGGACGGCACCGACGCGTCCTTCTGCTTCCGCTCCAGAGCGCTGCTGCACGCCGCGAACGCCACCAGATACATCAAGAAGCTGGTGCCGTGGGTGATCGGCGTGGAGGTGGACCCCAATGGCGGGCCGAGGGTGCAGGAGGCGGCCATGAGGCTGTACCACGGCCGGAGGCGCGGCGAAGGCGAGGACGCCGGCAAGATCGAGCTGCTGCAGGCTTTTCAGGCCGTGGAGGCGGCCGTGCGGAGGTTCTTCTTCGCGTACCGGCAGGTCGTGGCGGCCGTGTGTGGCACGGCGGAGGCGTCGGGCAACCGGGCGCTGTTTGCGCCGGCGGAGGGGACGGACCCCCTGTCGCAGATGTTCCTCGAGCCGCCCTACTTCCCCAGCCTCGACGCCGCCAAGACGTTCTTGGCCGACTACTGGGTTCAGCACATGGCCGCCGCCTCTGTTCCGTCAGGGCGCAGCTGA